In Microbacterium sp. ABRD28, the genomic stretch GGGACTGGGCAAGGACCTCGTGGTCACCGGTGTCGGCGCCCACGCCGAGATCTGGGACGCCGAGGCCTGGAACGCCTACGCCCTCGCCAACGAAGACAGCTACTCGGAGATGGAGCAGGAGGTGATCCCCGGCCTGTTCTGACGCCCCCGGCTGTGACTCCCAGCCGCTGCCGCCCTGTCGCACTTCCCCGGCGCCAGGTCGAAGCGGATGGGGATCAGAGCCGGGGGACCGGCCCCACGATCATGAACCTTCGCGACATCCACACCCCGGTCCTGCTCGAGCGCTGTCTCGAGCTGCTCGGCCCTGCGCTCGAAGCGCCCGGAGCGGTCTTCGTCGACGCCACGCTCGGCATGGGAGGACACAGCGAGGCGTTCCTCGAACGGTTCCCCCACCTCCACCTCATCGGACTCGATCGCGACCGCGACGCGCTTCGGATCGCCGAGGAACGCCTCGCACCCTTCGGTGACCGGGTCGACCTGGTCCACACGGTCTACGACGGCATCGACGCCGCGCTCGAGAGTCTCGGGGTCGACGCCGTTCACGGCATCCTGTTCGACCTCGGCGTCTCTTCGCTCCAACTGGACGAGGTCGACCGCGGTTTCGCGTATTCGCGCGACGCCCCGCTCGACATGAGGATGGACCAGTCGACCGGTGTCACGGCCGCAGACGTGGTCGCCACTTTCAGCGAAGGTCAGCTGCGGCGGATCTTCGAACGCTACGGCGAGGAGAAGCTCGCCGGCCGCTACGCCCGGGCCATCGTGGCCGCACGGGCGGATGCACCCATCGAGCGCTCCGGACAGCTCGTCGACATCCTCACCCGCGCCACCCCGTATGCCGCGCAGCGGAGCGGCCACCCGGCCAAGCGGGTGTTCCAGGCGCTGCGGATCGAGGTCAACGGCGAACTGGCCGCCCTCGAAGCGGCGATCCCCGCCGCTCTCGATCGGCTGGTCGTCGGCGGGCGCATGGTGGTGCTGTCCTACCAGTCCTTGGAGGACCGGCTGGTCAAACGCGTCTTCGCCGACGCCGTGGCATCCACCTCCCCGCGCGGGCTCCCGGTCGAGCTCCCCGAGCACGCCCCCCGCTTCCGGCTCCTGGTCCGCGGAGCAGAGCAGGCGGATGCCGACGAGAAGGCGCACAACCCCCGCGCCACCCCGGTACGGCTGCGTGCCGTCGAACGAGTGAGAGAGGCCGCGGCATG encodes the following:
- the rsmH gene encoding 16S rRNA (cytosine(1402)-N(4))-methyltransferase RsmH, giving the protein MNLRDIHTPVLLERCLELLGPALEAPGAVFVDATLGMGGHSEAFLERFPHLHLIGLDRDRDALRIAEERLAPFGDRVDLVHTVYDGIDAALESLGVDAVHGILFDLGVSSLQLDEVDRGFAYSRDAPLDMRMDQSTGVTAADVVATFSEGQLRRIFERYGEEKLAGRYARAIVAARADAPIERSGQLVDILTRATPYAAQRSGHPAKRVFQALRIEVNGELAALEAAIPAALDRLVVGGRMVVLSYQSLEDRLVKRVFADAVASTSPRGLPVELPEHAPRFRLLVRGAEQADADEKAHNPRATPVRLRAVERVREAAA